A genomic segment from Longimicrobiales bacterium encodes:
- a CDS encoding ABC transporter ATP-binding protein, translating into MLKLRNLEKYFETKAGRLYVLRNIDLEVGQGEFLTIMGPSGAGKSSLLGILGMLDAAWAGEYHLLDQPVHKLNLKQRAELNKRTIGFVFQQYHLLDNLTVYENLEIPLSYRNIPRGERAAIVADTLDRFSIVGKKDLYPSQLSGGQQQLVGVARAVIASPKLILADEPTGNLHSAQGREIMELFRKLNEQGTTIIQVTHSEANAEYGHRVIELFDGWISSERRTAAAAV; encoded by the coding sequence ATGCTGAAGCTGAGGAATCTGGAGAAGTACTTCGAGACGAAGGCGGGCAGGCTCTATGTGCTGCGCAACATCGATCTCGAGGTGGGGCAGGGTGAGTTCCTGACGATCATGGGGCCGTCGGGGGCGGGGAAGTCATCGCTTCTGGGGATCCTGGGAATGCTGGATGCCGCCTGGGCGGGGGAGTACCATCTGCTGGACCAGCCCGTTCACAAGCTGAACCTGAAGCAGCGCGCCGAGCTGAACAAGCGCACGATCGGCTTCGTCTTTCAGCAGTATCACCTGCTCGACAACCTGACGGTGTACGAGAACCTGGAGATCCCACTCTCGTACCGTAACATCCCGCGCGGGGAGCGTGCGGCTATCGTCGCCGACACGCTGGACCGCTTCAGCATCGTGGGCAAGAAAGACCTGTATCCGAGCCAGCTCTCGGGCGGTCAGCAGCAGCTGGTCGGTGTCGCGCGCGCGGTCATCGCCAGTCCGAAGCTCATCCTCGCCGACGAGCCGACGGGCAACCTCCATTCGGCGCAGGGTCGAGAGATCATGGAGCTGTTCCGCAAGCTCAACGAGCAGGGCACGACGATCATTCAGGTCACACACTCGGAAGCGAACGCCGAGTACGGCCACCGCGTCATCGAGCTGTTCGACGGCTGGATCTCCAGTGAAAGGCGGACTGCCGCTGCCGCTGTTTAG
- a CDS encoding response regulator transcription factor codes for MRAKPRILIIEDNADLLSVLAQVLSDEYVVATARRGEEGVTLSTSFRPDVVILDLQLPQMDGIEAGRWIKREAGNVPILVLTALAGEGDGEAILASGCCDAYMAKPATLDAIRARVTALLEAGAGMSG; via the coding sequence ATGCGAGCGAAACCACGCATCCTCATCATCGAGGACAATGCCGATCTCCTCTCGGTGCTGGCACAGGTCCTCAGTGATGAGTACGTCGTAGCCACAGCGCGACGCGGCGAGGAGGGCGTAACGCTGTCGACATCGTTCCGGCCCGATGTCGTCATTCTCGACCTCCAGCTCCCGCAGATGGACGGCATCGAGGCGGGTCGCTGGATCAAGCGCGAGGCGGGCAACGTGCCGATCCTCGTGCTCACCGCGCTCGCGGGCGAGGGTGACGGCGAGGCCATCCTCGCGTCCGGCTGCTGCGACGCCTACATGGCCAAGCCCGCCACGCTCGATGCGATCCGCGCCAGGGTTACCGCCCTGCTCGAGGCCGGTGCCGGGATGAGCGGATGA
- a CDS encoding L,D-transpeptidase, with the protein MTFSIRRLSLTAGLIVVAAGAGANYAYEAPATEGDDEEGLRLVVNVPANRLYVYEDGVRTRTYAVSVGLQGYETPAGSYTIREVIWNPWWHPPQSDWAAGRKPEPPGESNPMGRVKLNFGPLLYIHGTSAYQSLGAPASRGCVRMRNSDVIELARLVHEYASPKVDGETLDMLIDSPSMTRTIRLAKRVKFTAEYNVATVDDGFLILYPDVYKRMRSKVRDEVEQTLRDSGIDMADVNRDHLERLLEKSSTTRVAISLEDLVAPTPVAAGEAANSRER; encoded by the coding sequence ATGACATTCTCGATTCGACGCCTGAGTCTCACTGCCGGCCTGATCGTCGTCGCGGCCGGTGCGGGCGCCAATTATGCATATGAAGCACCCGCAACCGAAGGCGATGACGAGGAGGGTCTGCGCCTGGTCGTCAACGTGCCGGCCAACCGCCTCTACGTGTACGAGGACGGCGTCCGCACACGCACATACGCAGTTTCTGTCGGGCTGCAGGGATACGAGACGCCGGCCGGCAGCTACACCATCAGGGAGGTCATCTGGAACCCGTGGTGGCATCCGCCGCAGAGCGACTGGGCGGCGGGGCGCAAGCCGGAACCGCCCGGCGAGTCGAACCCGATGGGGCGCGTGAAGCTGAATTTCGGGCCGCTGCTCTACATCCACGGCACGAGCGCGTACCAGTCTCTGGGCGCCCCCGCGTCGCGTGGCTGCGTACGCATGCGCAACTCGGACGTGATCGAGCTCGCGCGGCTCGTGCACGAGTATGCATCACCGAAGGTGGACGGCGAGACGCTCGACATGCTGATCGACTCGCCGAGCATGACCCGTACGATACGGCTCGCGAAGCGGGTGAAGTTCACAGCCGAGTACAACGTCGCGACGGTGGACGACGGCTTCCTGATCCTGTACCCGGACGTCTACAAGCGCATGCGCTCGAAGGTACGCGATGAGGTCGAGCAGACATTGCGCGACAGCGGCATCGACATGGCAGACGTCAACCGCGACCACCTGGAGCGACTGCTCGAGAAGAGCAGCACGACGCGTGTCGCCATCTCGCTCGAGGATCTCGTCGCGCCCACACCGGTCGCGGCCGGAGAGGCCGCCAACAGTCGGGAGCGCTGA
- a CDS encoding serine/threonine-protein kinase, with protein sequence MKRGAPPRPVGLLDIEGARPDRRSREQFPYPLGYRIAGDLTVTGHLAAGRTGHLYQVWSARDWCAYTCKIVSPEHAEVRADLAALRREARILRAVGHPNIVRCYGVGHHDGLPYMLLEYLDGASLFDVLESRPQRRLGISDAVRAAIHLGAALYHLHRRGFLHLDLKPANLLLRDDVPVLIDLDSARRMDPARRPSRRLGTAPYMAPEQARREPLGPAADIWGLGALLYELLTGRWAFEDVYAEPMEDGRPRQFPQADAELPPPPGVYRPDLSKSLEHTVMTCLATQPEDRFSSMHPLLLALVGELEEPVSLWPAGIRAERRQHPRD encoded by the coding sequence ATGAAGCGGGGTGCGCCCCCGCGCCCCGTCGGGCTGCTGGACATCGAGGGCGCGCGTCCCGATCGTCGCTCGCGCGAGCAGTTCCCCTATCCGCTTGGTTATCGCATTGCCGGTGACCTGACCGTCACCGGACATCTCGCCGCCGGCCGCACGGGCCATCTGTACCAGGTCTGGAGCGCGCGCGACTGGTGCGCGTACACGTGCAAGATCGTGTCGCCGGAGCATGCGGAAGTGCGCGCCGACCTGGCCGCACTACGACGGGAAGCGCGCATACTGCGCGCAGTGGGCCATCCGAACATCGTGCGCTGTTACGGCGTCGGTCATCACGACGGCCTGCCGTACATGCTGCTCGAGTATCTCGACGGCGCGTCACTGTTCGATGTGCTCGAGTCGCGTCCCCAGCGCAGGCTGGGGATCAGCGACGCCGTGCGCGCCGCGATTCACCTCGGCGCCGCGCTCTACCACCTGCACCGTCGCGGCTTCCTGCATCTCGACCTGAAGCCCGCCAACCTGCTGCTGCGCGATGACGTACCGGTACTGATCGATCTGGATTCCGCGCGCCGCATGGACCCTGCGCGACGTCCGAGCCGTCGACTCGGTACGGCGCCGTACATGGCGCCGGAACAGGCGCGGCGCGAGCCGCTCGGGCCGGCCGCCGACATCTGGGGCCTGGGCGCGCTGCTCTATGAGCTGCTGACCGGACGCTGGGCCTTCGAGGACGTTTACGCCGAACCGATGGAGGACGGCCGGCCGCGCCAGTTCCCGCAGGCGGACGCCGAGCTCCCTCCCCCGCCCGGCGTCTATCGGCCCGACCTGTCGAAGTCGCTCGAGCACACCGTGATGACCTGCCTCGCCACGCAGCCGGAGGACCGGTTCAGCTCGATGCACCCGCTGCTGCTCGCACTCGTCGGTGAGCTCGAGGAGCCGGTGTCACTGTGGCCTGCAGGGATAAGGGCGGAGAGACGGCAGCACCCGCGGGACTGA